A single Parabacteroides timonensis DNA region contains:
- a CDS encoding helix-turn-helix domain-containing protein — protein MTYHEIILTIDYEQISSIVAKKVVEKLNSQCLLQHQPSPKRISGIRELAKHLGCSVSKAQDLKNKEIIPFYTIGKRVFFDPDKIDEAIKERKDTGHG, from the coding sequence ATGACATATCACGAAATTATTTTAACAATAGATTACGAACAGATATCCTCTATTGTTGCTAAAAAGGTTGTGGAAAAGCTAAACAGTCAATGCTTACTCCAACATCAACCATCCCCAAAAAGAATAAGTGGAATCAGAGAACTGGCGAAACATTTGGGCTGCTCTGTATCAAAGGCTCAGGACCTAAAAAACAAAGAAATAATTCCATTTTACACGATCGGGAAACGTGTTTTTTTCGATCCTGATAAAATAGATGAGGCCATTAAAGAGAGAAAGGATACAGGTCATGGATAA
- a CDS encoding AAA family ATPase has product MDNEGRNFQSQENENEDKYLNCRVIITEQFTEPDPIIKQGDRTIVSKGNIATIIGKPKAFKTFLTSSIVAAFLEDDVFSISGVGDTCLFIDTEQSRSHVNMVQKRIYRLCNWKLEKSNNRLIMLSLREFEAEERLRISLKAIEQLKPDLIIIDGIRDMIRDFNDLKESAYITSCLMAISTNHQCGIITVLHQNKADNNARGHLGSELCNKSETVLQVVNSSGIATVSSIHSRNKGIEPFSFSIDNTGLPIACKIPKIEEEYKELYDLMKQAMKDRLWWSRNELKGQIMQIIAPKGYKTAERRIKAASDWGILKKNQAKMYILQEQEATTEQELDI; this is encoded by the coding sequence ATGGATAATGAAGGAAGAAACTTTCAGTCCCAAGAGAATGAGAATGAGGATAAATATCTGAATTGCCGAGTAATAATAACAGAGCAATTCACCGAACCTGATCCTATAATTAAGCAAGGAGATAGAACAATTGTTTCAAAGGGAAATATAGCAACTATCATAGGTAAGCCTAAAGCTTTCAAAACATTCTTAACATCTTCCATCGTAGCAGCCTTTCTAGAAGACGATGTATTTAGTATAAGTGGAGTAGGAGACACTTGTCTTTTCATTGACACAGAACAAAGTCGAAGCCATGTCAATATGGTACAGAAACGTATTTATAGACTTTGCAATTGGAAATTAGAGAAGTCTAACAATAGACTAATAATGTTATCCCTACGCGAATTTGAGGCCGAAGAACGTCTAAGAATCAGTCTAAAGGCAATTGAACAACTGAAACCAGATTTGATTATTATCGATGGCATTCGCGACATGATACGAGATTTTAATGATTTGAAAGAATCTGCTTATATCACTAGTTGTTTAATGGCAATCTCAACAAATCACCAGTGCGGAATAATCACTGTTCTGCATCAAAATAAAGCCGACAACAATGCTCGTGGACATTTAGGATCAGAATTATGTAACAAATCTGAAACTGTTCTACAGGTTGTAAATAGTAGTGGGATAGCCACGGTTTCTTCTATTCACAGCCGTAATAAAGGAATAGAACCCTTCTCTTTTTCTATTGATAACACAGGATTGCCAATTGCTTGTAAGATACCCAAAATAGAAGAGGAGTACAAAGAGCTTTATGACCTAATGAAACAGGCTATGAAAGATCGTCTTTGGTGGTCCCGTAATGAACTAAAGGGGCAAATTATGCAAATAATAGCCCCCAAAGGTTACAAAACTGCTGAAAGGAGGATTAAAGCGGCATCTGATTGGGGTATATTAAAAAAGAATCAGGCAAAAATGTATATTCTTCAGGAGCAAGAAGCTACTACTGAACAGGAACTTGACATTTGA
- a CDS encoding DUF4468 domain-containing protein, whose product MKKSLFTLAMLIVSLTSFAEGHIFVLSPSGMLSTNPETPDYLIFDYPEFSQRDLYEKVLLTVGEHFTSPKDVLSTVENKQVSIACTVGKGVKRTDFHSFDISFKLVFEFKDNKIKVNAPIINKMTTVTHKYQEMFIKKNTISIGGDEFSIYNMKGKLKNEKAKKSLEYTVNSTILMILEGVLDKAVHSDW is encoded by the coding sequence ATGAAAAAAAGTTTATTTACATTGGCTATGTTAATAGTATCATTAACCTCTTTTGCAGAAGGTCACATATTTGTACTTTCTCCGTCAGGTATGTTAAGCACCAATCCAGAAACTCCAGACTACCTCATTTTTGATTATCCCGAATTTTCCCAAAGAGATCTTTATGAGAAAGTGCTGTTAACGGTGGGAGAACATTTTACATCTCCCAAAGATGTTTTATCAACAGTTGAAAACAAGCAAGTTTCAATAGCATGTACTGTTGGTAAAGGAGTAAAAAGGACAGACTTTCATTCGTTTGATATTTCATTCAAGCTAGTATTTGAATTTAAGGATAACAAAATAAAAGTAAATGCGCCAATTATAAACAAAATGACTACTGTAACACATAAATATCAAGAGATGTTCATTAAAAAGAATACCATATCTATTGGAGGAGATGAATTTTCAATTTACAATATGAAAGGAAAACTGAAAAACGAAAAAGCGAAAAAGTCATTGGAATACACAGTCAACAGTACCATCTTAATGATTTTAGAAGGCGTTTTAGACAAGGCAGTTCACAGTGATTGGTAA
- a CDS encoding lipocalin-like domain-containing protein produces the protein MRKNFILLLTLIITICAGCSDDEKLDFDKDILIGKWKLTKVEINGSYVDVTKPPYSYTIEAAYATFNSDDSYYGEGYFGNGKGNYKASGKTITCYIDGKEYVRYQILNISAKECELEMFLDKDSMKIICTKQ, from the coding sequence ATGAGAAAGAACTTTATTTTATTGCTCACTTTAATCATCACTATCTGTGCTGGATGCTCTGATGATGAGAAACTCGACTTTGATAAGGATATTCTTATCGGGAAATGGAAACTAACGAAAGTGGAGATCAATGGCTCTTATGTAGATGTGACAAAACCACCTTATTCCTACACGATAGAAGCCGCTTACGCGACCTTTAATTCAGATGACTCCTACTACGGGGAAGGATATTTTGGGAATGGCAAAGGTAACTATAAGGCTTCCGGCAAAACTATTACTTGCTACATTGATGGTAAAGAATATGTGAGATATCAAATATTGAACATATCTGCGAAGGAATGTGAATTAGAAATGTTTCTTGACAAAGACAGCATGAAAATCATCTGTACGAAACAATAA
- a CDS encoding tyrosine-type recombinase/integrase — protein MNKVDHFLKPIFTKKIETISIGLILDQRKHVDYIKSLKETEILNDINELKNEVTVLPAAIRVSFSSDKFHLYFYRTGGTFTIYEWEKLRHATGSSNFAKHRKEQEKVFDKVCATIRELHEIKAFNIENLKKKLTGRLDLNFSEFWKQTIEKLRHEGRAGTADSYNNAFNSFSKSVGFNISFSNIGFDIVDRWTSKMTDCGLSQTTIGIYHRGMRVVINEAMRLGYIELNQYPFGKGTDKVTIKKGRSKTEAYLPISDILKLKKYDAPDKREKHQTKWICEAINMFLFSYLANGMNLMDICLLTYNDHYFNSMGKELMFVRKKTESTSDSEIQIIIPIIPELEEILNHYASTPSKDNFVFPNLLKGETNPIKIKAIVKDLNADFGFRLKKAAKEVGLSIPISMTYARHSFATNLTHAGVSERYISQAMGHSNKNITGGYIAPFSPQKRIMFNSMLLIPE, from the coding sequence ATGAACAAAGTAGACCATTTTCTAAAACCCATTTTTACAAAGAAAATTGAAACTATCTCTATCGGATTGATACTCGACCAACGCAAACATGTCGACTACATCAAGAGTTTAAAAGAAACCGAAATACTTAATGATATAAACGAATTAAAAAATGAGGTAACAGTACTACCTGCCGCCATACGAGTCTCATTCTCTTCAGATAAATTCCACCTTTACTTTTATCGTACAGGCGGAACTTTTACTATTTATGAATGGGAGAAGCTAAGACACGCAACAGGTTCCAGCAACTTTGCCAAACACCGTAAAGAGCAGGAAAAGGTATTTGATAAAGTGTGCGCCACTATTAGAGAACTTCATGAAATTAAAGCCTTTAACATTGAAAATTTAAAAAAGAAACTCACCGGTAGATTAGACCTAAACTTCTCTGAATTTTGGAAACAAACAATAGAAAAGCTTCGCCATGAAGGTAGAGCAGGAACAGCGGACAGCTATAACAATGCATTCAATAGCTTTTCCAAAAGCGTAGGGTTCAATATATCATTCAGTAATATTGGTTTTGACATTGTAGATAGATGGACAAGCAAAATGACCGATTGCGGTTTATCTCAAACTACAATAGGAATATATCATAGAGGAATGAGAGTTGTTATAAATGAGGCTATGAGATTAGGCTACATAGAACTAAATCAGTATCCTTTTGGCAAAGGGACAGATAAAGTTACTATTAAAAAAGGCAGAAGTAAGACAGAAGCTTATCTACCAATATCTGACATACTTAAATTAAAAAAATACGACGCCCCTGACAAACGGGAAAAGCATCAAACAAAATGGATTTGTGAGGCCATAAATATGTTTCTCTTTTCTTATCTTGCCAATGGAATGAATCTAATGGATATTTGTTTACTCACATATAACGACCACTATTTTAACAGCATGGGCAAAGAATTGATGTTTGTTCGTAAAAAGACAGAATCAACATCAGATTCAGAAATTCAGATTATTATACCTATAATACCCGAACTGGAAGAGATACTCAATCACTACGCCTCAACTCCTTCAAAAGATAATTTTGTTTTTCCGAATTTACTAAAAGGAGAAACTAACCCAATCAAAATAAAGGCTATTGTAAAGGATTTAAATGCAGATTTTGGTTTCCGTCTAAAAAAGGCGGCTAAAGAAGTAGGATTATCAATCCCCATTTCAATGACCTATGCAAGGCACAGTTTTGCAACCAATTTGACACACGCTGGCGTCTCAGAACGATATATTTCTCAAGCCATGGGACATAGCAATAAAAATATTACAGGAGGTTATATAGCTCCTTTTTCACCACAAAAAAGAATTATGTTCAACTCTATGTTACTAATTCCTGAATAA
- the prfB gene encoding peptide chain release factor 2 (programmed frameshift) — translation MITSDQLQNVLERELALRGYLDIDGKTIQLEEEELRTQDPGFWEDAKRAEAQMKKVRELKKWIELYNEVHDAAEELQLSYDYVKEEIITEAEVDAAYNKALELVENLEFRNMLRDEADQMSCVLKINSGAGGTESQDWASMLMRMYLRYAESNNYKVSIANLQEGDEAGIKTVTINIEGDYAFGYLKSENGVHRLVRVSPYNAQGKRMTSFASVFVTPLVDDTIEVKIETAAISWDTFRSGGAGGQNVNKVESGVRLRYQFKDPYTGEEEEILIENTETRDQPKNRENAMRQLRSILYDKELKHRLAEQAKIEAGKKKIEWGSQIRSYVFDDRRVKDHRTNYQTSDVNGVMDGKIDEFIKAYLMEFGGEEAAEK, via the exons ATGATAACATCAGACCAACTACAGAATGTGTTGGAGCGCGAGCTCGCGCTGAGGGGGTATCTT GACATAGATGGTAAGACCATCCAGTTAGAAGAAGAAGAATTGCGTACGCAGGACCCCGGTTTCTGGGAGGATGCCAAGCGGGCAGAGGCTCAGATGAAGAAAGTGAGGGAACTGAAAAAGTGGATTGAACTTTATAACGAGGTTCATGATGCCGCAGAAGAGTTGCAGTTGTCTTATGATTATGTAAAAGAGGAAATTATCACTGAAGCTGAGGTTGATGCTGCTTACAACAAGGCGTTGGAACTGGTAGAAAACCTGGAATTCCGGAATATGCTTCGTGATGAGGCCGATCAAATGAGTTGTGTCCTTAAGATCAACTCCGGAGCCGGCGGTACCGAAAGCCAGGACTGGGCTTCCATGCTGATGCGAATGTATCTGCGTTATGCTGAATCCAATAATTATAAAGTCTCTATCGCCAACTTACAGGAAGGGGATGAAGCCGGTATAAAAACGGTAACGATCAACATCGAAGGTGATTATGCATTCGGTTACCTGAAAAGTGAGAATGGTGTACATCGCCTGGTTCGTGTCTCTCCGTATAATGCACAGGGAAAACGTATGACTTCTTTCGCTTCCGTGTTTGTCACTCCGTTGGTGGACGATACGATCGAAGTGAAGATTGAAACTGCGGCAATTTCGTGGGATACGTTCCGTTCGGGAGGTGCCGGTGGACAGAATGTGAACAAGGTGGAATCCGGTGTTCGTCTGCGTTACCAGTTTAAAGATCCTTACACAGGTGAGGAGGAAGAGATCCTGATCGAAAACACGGAAACGCGCGACCAGCCTAAGAACCGTGAAAACGCGATGCGTCAGTTGCGTTCCATCCTGTATGATAAAGAGTTGAAACATCGTCTGGCTGAACAAGCCAAGATTGAAGCCGGTAAGAAAAAGATCGAATGGGGATCACAAATCCGTAGCTACGTCTTTGACGACCGTCGTGTGAAAGACCACCGTACCAACTATCAGACTTCTGATGTGAACGGTGTCATGGATGGCAAGATCGACGAATTCATCAAGGCTTATCTGATGGAATTTGGTGGTGAGGAAGCTGCTGAAAAGTAA